The following are encoded together in the Odocoileus virginianus isolate 20LAN1187 ecotype Illinois chromosome 28, Ovbor_1.2, whole genome shotgun sequence genome:
- the LOC110149994 gene encoding olfactory receptor 8A1 produces the protein MKIYKRMVAENHSTVTEFILGGLTNQPELQLPLFFLFLGIYSVTMVGNLGMITLICLNAQLHTPMYYFLSNLSFVDLCYSSVITPKMLVNFVSEKNIISYAGCMSQLYFFIVFVVAECYMLTVMAYDRYVAICRPLLYNIIMSQGVCSLLVAGVYTMGLIGSTIETGLMLNLPYCEHLISHYFCDILPLMKLSCSSTYDTEMTVFFLAGFNIIVTSLTVLISYAFILSSILHIRSTEGRSKAFSTCSSHFAAVGIFYGTTAFMYLKPSTVSSLAQENVASVFYTTVIPMLNPLIYSLRNKEVNAAMQKTLRGKLL, from the exons ATGAAAATATACAA GAGAATGGTTGCAGAAAATCACTCTACAGTGACAGAGTTCATTCTTGGAGGTTTAACAAATCAACCAGAGCTCCAGctccccctcttcttcctcttccttgggATCTACTCTGTCACCATGGTAGGGAACCTGGGCATGATAACCCTGATTTGTCTGAATGCTCAGcttcacacccccatgtactatTTCCTCAGCAACCTGTCCTTCGTGGATCTCTGCTACTCCTCTGTCATCACCCCTAAGATGCTGGTGAACTTTGTGTCAGAGAAGAACATCATCTCCTATGCAGGGTGCATGTCCCAGCTCTACTTCTTCATTgtgtttgttgttgctgagtgTTACATGCTGacagtgatggcctatgaccgctatgttgcCATCTGCAGACCTTTGCTTTACAACATCATCATGTCTCAAGGAGTCTGCTCCCTCCTGGTGGCTGGGGTCTATACCATGGGGCTCATTGGCTCAACCATAGAGACTGGCCTCATGTTGAATCTGCCCTATTGTGAACACCTCATCAGTCATTACTTCTGTGACATCCTCCCCCTCATGAAACTTTCCTGCTCTAGCACCTATGACACTGAGATGACAGTCTTCTTTTTGGCTGGATTCAACATCATAGTTACTAGCTTAACAGTCCTAATTTCCTATGCCTTCATCCTGTCCAGCATCCTCCACATTCGTTCCACGGAGGGCAGGTCCAAAGCCTTCAGCACATGCAGCTCCCACTTTGCAGCTGTGGGGATTTTCTATGGAACGACCGCATTCATGTACTTGAAACCCTCCACAGTCAGTTCCCTGGCCCAGGAGAATGTGGCCTCCGTGTTCTACACTACAGTgatccccatgctgaaccccctgATCTACAGCTTGAGGAATAAGGAGGTAAATGCAGCCATGCAGAAAACTCTGAGGGGAAAATTGCTTTGA